One region of Cyanobium sp. M30B3 genomic DNA includes:
- a CDS encoding ABC transporter ATP-binding protein — MGEPLIQIHDLRKAYGRGDSAVQALDGVHLSVPEGCLYGLLGPNGAGKTTTLRILCTLLAPDGGSVRVAGVDALQDPRRVRSLLGYVAQEVAIDKILTGRELLQLQGDLYHLERGLRQRRIAELIELLGMGDWIDRRCGGYSGGMRRRLDLACGLLHSPRLLVLDEPTVGLDIESRAAIWQVLRELCDGGTTVLLSSHYLEEVDALADRLAIIDAGRVIAEGSPDALKNALGGDRVTLRVREFSDAREADRVQRLLQDCPGVRQVVVNRAQGYSLNLVVEDASAVELLRRQLAGAELPVFALSQSRPSLDDVYLQATGRTLMDAELAVAGSRDPKAERKQSMR; from the coding sequence ATGGGTGAGCCATTGATCCAGATCCACGATCTGCGCAAGGCCTATGGCCGCGGTGACAGCGCTGTTCAGGCACTCGATGGTGTGCATCTGAGCGTGCCTGAGGGTTGTCTGTATGGCCTGCTGGGCCCCAATGGGGCTGGCAAGACCACCACCCTGCGCATTCTCTGCACCCTGCTGGCCCCCGATGGCGGCAGCGTGCGGGTGGCGGGGGTGGACGCCTTGCAGGATCCCCGCCGGGTGCGCTCCCTGCTGGGCTATGTGGCCCAGGAGGTGGCGATCGACAAGATCCTCACCGGCAGGGAGCTGCTCCAGCTGCAGGGCGATCTGTACCACCTCGAGCGCGGCCTGCGGCAGCGCCGCATCGCCGAGCTGATCGAGCTGCTGGGCATGGGCGACTGGATCGACCGCCGCTGTGGCGGCTACTCCGGCGGCATGCGCCGCCGCCTCGACCTGGCCTGTGGGCTGTTGCACAGCCCCCGGCTGCTGGTGCTGGATGAGCCCACCGTGGGGCTGGACATCGAGAGCCGTGCCGCCATCTGGCAGGTGTTGCGGGAGTTGTGCGACGGCGGCACCACGGTGCTGCTCAGCAGCCACTACCTCGAGGAGGTGGATGCCCTGGCCGACCGGCTGGCCATCATCGATGCCGGCCGGGTGATCGCCGAGGGCAGTCCCGATGCCCTCAAGAATGCCCTCGGCGGCGACCGGGTGACGCTGCGGGTGCGGGAGTTCAGCGATGCCAGGGAGGCCGACCGGGTGCAGCGGCTGCTGCAGGACTGCCCCGGGGTGCGCCAGGTGGTGGTGAACCGGGCCCAGGGCTACTCCCTGAACCTGGTGGTGGAGGACGCCAGCGCGGTGGAGCTGCTGCGCCGGCAGCTGGCCGGGGCCGAGCTGCCGGTGTTTGCCCTCTCCCAGAGCCGCCCCAGTCTCGACGATGTGTATCTGCAGGCCACCGGCCGCACCTTGATGGACGCCGAACTGGCCGTGGCCGGCAGCCGCGATCCCAAGGCGGAGCGCAAGCAGAGCATGCGCTGA
- a CDS encoding heme o synthase, producing the protein MVSAPPQAAAVLLASPSPPVRPSVRLPAWLEVAKPRLIPLLLATTLAGMAVSDPSGSAPLQAGTVLATLVGGSLAAAAAGVLNCVWEQDLDGRMQRTSRRALPSGRLDQGQALGLAALLTTAAVLVLVLAVNALAASLALLGLCSYVLLYTALLKPRTPQNIVIGGVAGAIPPLVGAAAVTGELGWGGWWLFALVMVWTPAHFWALALLLRDDYRSVGIPMLPVVKGVAFTGRAIRRYAWATAALSLLAPLVLPAGGLLYGLLVLPFNGRLLQLSSALASEPENPQRARALFRWSILYLFGICLLLLLARLPLAQALSLPPAVLPTLAA; encoded by the coding sequence ATGGTTAGTGCTCCCCCCCAGGCCGCTGCTGTGCTGCTGGCCAGTCCGTCCCCTCCGGTGAGGCCTTCAGTGCGCCTGCCCGCCTGGCTGGAGGTGGCCAAGCCCCGCCTGATTCCCCTGCTGCTTGCCACCACCCTGGCGGGGATGGCGGTGAGTGATCCCTCGGGCTCGGCACCTCTGCAGGCCGGCACTGTGCTGGCCACCCTGGTGGGCGGCAGCCTGGCCGCGGCCGCGGCCGGCGTTCTCAACTGTGTGTGGGAGCAGGATCTGGACGGCCGCATGCAGCGCACCAGCCGCCGGGCCCTGCCCTCTGGCCGGCTGGATCAGGGGCAGGCCCTTGGCCTGGCCGCCCTGCTCACCACCGCGGCTGTGCTGGTGCTGGTGCTGGCGGTGAATGCCCTGGCGGCCAGCCTCGCCCTGCTCGGCCTGTGCAGCTACGTGCTGCTCTACACCGCCCTGCTCAAGCCGCGCACGCCCCAGAACATCGTGATCGGCGGGGTCGCCGGCGCCATCCCGCCCCTGGTGGGGGCCGCCGCCGTCACCGGCGAGCTGGGCTGGGGGGGCTGGTGGCTGTTCGCCCTGGTGATGGTGTGGACGCCCGCCCACTTCTGGGCCCTGGCCCTGTTGCTGCGCGACGACTACCGATCCGTGGGGATTCCGATGTTGCCGGTGGTGAAGGGAGTGGCCTTCACCGGCCGGGCCATCCGCCGCTACGCCTGGGCAACCGCTGCCCTCAGCCTGCTCGCCCCGCTGGTGCTGCCCGCCGGCGGCCTGCTCTACGGCCTGCTGGTGTTGCCGTTCAATGGCCGGCTGCTGCAGCTCAGCAGCGCCCTGGCCAGCGAACCGGAGAACCCCCAGCGGGCCAGGGCCCTGTTCCGCTGGTCGATCCTCTATCTGTTCGGCATCTGCCTGCTGCTGCTGCTGGCACGGCTGCCGCTGGCCCAGGCCCTCTCCCTGCCGCCGGCTGTGCTGCCTACATTGGCCGCCTGA
- a CDS encoding COX15/CtaA family protein, which yields MPPPGDGFSAESLAESLPIQRRLATLTAHLVVALVALVVIGGATRVMQAGLACPDWPLCYGSLLPGGQLNLQVFLEWFHRLDAFVVGMALLVLAGASGLSRRNLPVWLPLASLAALVLVAVQGGLGALTVTRLLAAPLVTAHLAMALTLVILLSGVHQALVVARPRVASEGRTSSTGPVLPRWWLPLVGLALALVFGQCLLGGSMASTWAAERCLEAADGCQLLWRHRLVARPAALAVLLLLPASWALPAGQRWQRWAALAAALLVALQVALGITTLRLGLTLPAVTIAHQAVAALLVALLGASLGRSLALPSHPANPVPSHG from the coding sequence GTGCCACCCCCAGGCGATGGGTTCTCTGCGGAATCCCTTGCGGAATCCCTGCCGATTCAGCGGCGTCTGGCGACCCTCACCGCCCATCTGGTGGTGGCCCTGGTGGCCCTGGTGGTGATCGGCGGTGCCACCCGGGTGATGCAGGCAGGACTGGCCTGTCCCGACTGGCCCCTCTGTTATGGCTCCCTGCTGCCGGGCGGCCAGCTCAACCTGCAGGTGTTCCTGGAGTGGTTCCACCGTCTTGATGCCTTCGTGGTGGGCATGGCCCTGCTGGTGCTGGCCGGGGCCAGTGGCCTCTCCCGGCGGAATCTGCCCGTCTGGCTGCCCCTGGCCTCGCTGGCCGCCCTGGTGCTGGTGGCCGTGCAGGGGGGGCTGGGGGCGCTCACGGTGACCCGCCTGCTGGCCGCTCCTCTGGTCACGGCTCACCTGGCCATGGCGCTCACTCTGGTGATCCTGCTCAGTGGGGTCCACCAGGCCCTGGTGGTTGCCCGTCCGAGGGTGGCCAGCGAGGGGCGGACGTCCTCGACGGGCCCTGTGCTGCCGCGCTGGTGGCTCCCCCTGGTGGGGCTGGCCCTCGCTCTGGTGTTCGGTCAGTGTCTCCTGGGTGGCTCCATGGCGAGTACCTGGGCAGCCGAGCGATGCCTGGAGGCCGCCGATGGCTGCCAGCTGCTCTGGCGCCATCGGCTGGTGGCCAGGCCGGCCGCCCTGGCCGTTCTGCTTCTCTTGCCCGCCAGTTGGGCCCTGCCAGCTGGGCAGCGCTGGCAGCGCTGGGCCGCTCTGGCCGCAGCTCTGCTGGTGGCCCTGCAGGTGGCCCTGGGCATCACCACCTTGCGGCTGGGGCTGACGCTGCCGGCCGTGACCATCGCCCACCAGGCGGTGGCGGCCCTGCTGGTCGCCCTGCTTGGCGCCAGCCTCGGCCGCAGCCTTGCCCTGCCATCCCACCCCGCCAATCCTGTACCCAGCCATGGTTAG
- a CDS encoding cytochrome c oxidase subunit II, whose protein sequence is MRIRTAATAGLAATALVVTGLVIGTRVNLLPEDASTNAFAYDSLFQVLFSIGTMLFLGILIVLVYSLVRFRRRPGELADGPPIEGNLPLEIVWTAIPAVVILFVGIYSYDIYDRMGGMASFDHGAMDHAAMGGDAVATDLARRPRIWGIGPAAVLNDPAQPSGPAPLTVDLTAMQFAFIFQYPDAGITSGELHVPLGQPVQLRMEARDVIHAFWVPQFRLKQDVIPGQPTLLSFTATRAGTYPLICAELCGPYHGGMRSNVVVHEPDDYTAWLAQNSPATTA, encoded by the coding sequence GTGCGAATTCGCACCGCTGCCACCGCTGGTCTCGCCGCGACGGCCCTTGTGGTGACAGGGCTGGTGATCGGCACCCGGGTGAATCTGCTACCGGAGGACGCCAGCACCAACGCCTTCGCCTACGACAGCCTCTTTCAGGTTCTCTTCAGCATTGGCACGATGCTGTTCCTTGGCATCCTGATTGTGCTGGTCTACAGCCTGGTGCGCTTCCGCCGTCGCCCCGGCGAACTGGCCGATGGCCCGCCGATCGAAGGCAACCTGCCCCTGGAAATCGTGTGGACCGCTATTCCAGCGGTGGTGATTCTCTTCGTGGGGATCTACAGCTACGACATCTACGACCGCATGGGCGGGATGGCCTCCTTCGACCACGGTGCGATGGATCATGCGGCCATGGGCGGCGATGCCGTGGCCACCGACCTGGCCCGCCGACCGCGCATCTGGGGGATCGGTCCGGCGGCGGTGCTGAATGACCCCGCCCAGCCCAGCGGTCCAGCCCCGCTCACCGTGGACCTCACGGCGATGCAGTTCGCCTTCATCTTTCAGTACCCGGATGCCGGCATCACCAGTGGCGAACTGCATGTGCCCCTGGGCCAGCCGGTGCAGCTGCGCATGGAGGCCCGGGATGTGATCCATGCCTTCTGGGTGCCCCAGTTCCGGCTGAAGCAGGACGTGATTCCCGGCCAGCCCACCCTGCTGTCGTTCACAGCCACCCGTGCCGGCACCTACCCACTGATCTGTGCCGAACTCTGCGGGCCCTACCACGGCGGCATGCGCTCCAACGTGGTGGTGCACGAGCCAGACGACTACACGGCCTGGCTGGCCCAGAACAGTCCCGCGACAACGGCCTGA
- the ctaD gene encoding cytochrome c oxidase subunit I — MTVATPRDLEPQLQQTLQPNGWLRYFSFSLDHKVIGLQYLVCGFLFYLVGGALAGAIRSELVTPLSDFMPRDTYNEVLTLHGTVMIFLWIVPVVNGAFGNYLIPFYVGARDMAFPRLNAVAFWMIPPAGLLLISSYFLAGAAAQSGWTAYPPLSVTTPAAGQVVWILSVLLLGGSSIFGAVNFIATVLKLRRPGLKMMQLPMYCWAMLGTSLLVVLSTPVLAGVLILLSFDIIAHTGFFNPALGGNVVVYQHLFWFYSHPAVYIMVLPAFGLVSEILPVHARKPLFGYTTMVYSIMGIVFLGLIVWAHHMFTSGTPPWMRLFFTIATSFIAVPTGIKFFNWLATLWGGKIALNSAMLFSCGFILNFVFGGITGITLAQVPFDIHVHDTYYVVGHFHYIVYGGTVFVIFASLYHWYPKFTGRLLNEDLGRLHFLLTFIGFNLCFLPQHWLGLNGMPRRVAEYDPTFTTLNQVSSVGALIMAISTLPLLINVVVTAINGQEAGDNPWNALTPEWLTSSPPPVENWKGEAPLVTEPYGYGRAPETSEPTLEPAR; from the coding sequence ATGACCGTCGCCACCCCCCGGGATCTGGAACCCCAGCTGCAGCAAACACTCCAGCCCAACGGCTGGCTGCGGTATTTCAGCTTCAGCCTCGATCACAAGGTGATCGGCCTGCAGTATCTGGTGTGCGGCTTCCTCTTCTATCTGGTGGGCGGCGCCCTGGCCGGAGCGATCCGCTCCGAGCTGGTCACCCCCCTCTCGGATTTCATGCCGCGCGATACCTACAACGAGGTGCTCACCCTGCATGGCACGGTGATGATCTTTCTGTGGATCGTGCCAGTGGTGAATGGAGCCTTCGGCAACTATCTGATTCCCTTCTACGTGGGGGCCCGCGACATGGCCTTCCCGCGGCTGAACGCGGTGGCCTTCTGGATGATTCCACCGGCGGGCCTGCTGCTGATCAGCAGCTACTTCCTGGCCGGTGCCGCCGCCCAGTCGGGCTGGACCGCCTATCCACCCCTGAGCGTCACCACCCCGGCTGCCGGCCAGGTGGTGTGGATTCTCAGTGTGCTGCTGCTCGGCGGCAGCTCGATCTTCGGCGCCGTGAATTTCATCGCCACGGTGCTGAAACTGCGCCGCCCCGGCCTCAAGATGATGCAGCTGCCCATGTATTGCTGGGCGATGCTGGGCACCAGCCTGCTGGTGGTGCTGTCCACTCCGGTGCTGGCGGGGGTGCTGATTCTGCTGAGCTTCGACATCATTGCCCACACCGGCTTCTTCAATCCGGCCCTGGGAGGCAATGTGGTGGTGTATCAGCACCTGTTCTGGTTCTATTCCCACCCGGCCGTCTACATCATGGTGCTGCCGGCCTTTGGCCTGGTGAGCGAGATCCTGCCGGTGCATGCCCGCAAGCCGCTGTTTGGCTACACCACCATGGTGTATTCGATCATGGGCATTGTGTTTCTGGGCCTGATTGTGTGGGCCCACCACATGTTCACCAGCGGCACCCCACCCTGGATGCGCCTGTTCTTCACGATCGCCACCTCCTTCATCGCCGTACCCACCGGCATCAAGTTCTTCAACTGGCTGGCCACCCTCTGGGGCGGCAAGATCGCCCTGAACTCAGCGATGCTGTTTTCCTGCGGCTTCATCCTCAACTTCGTGTTCGGGGGCATCACCGGCATCACCCTGGCCCAGGTGCCCTTCGACATCCACGTGCACGACACCTACTACGTGGTGGGGCACTTCCACTACATCGTGTACGGCGGCACGGTGTTTGTGATCTTCGCCTCCCTTTACCACTGGTATCCCAAATTCACCGGGCGGCTGCTCAATGAAGACCTGGGCCGGCTGCACTTCCTGCTCACCTTCATCGGCTTCAACCTCTGCTTCCTGCCCCAGCACTGGCTCGGCCTCAACGGCATGCCCCGCCGCGTGGCCGAATACGACCCCACCTTCACCACCCTCAACCAGGTGAGCAGCGTGGGGGCTTTGATCATGGCGATCAGCACCCTTCCGCTGCTGATCAATGTGGTGGTCACGGCCATCAACGGCCAGGAGGCCGGCGACAATCCCTGGAACGCCCTCACCCCCGAGTGGCTCACCAGCTCGCCGCCGCCGGTGGAGAACTGGAAGGGGGAGGCACCTCTGGTGACTGAGCCCTACGGCTACGGGCGAGCCCCTGAAACGAGCGAACCCACCCTGGAGCCGGCCCGATGA
- a CDS encoding heme-copper oxidase subunit III: MTSTTPVTTPEAITAATTGSQDHQHEHPDLRLFGLATFLVADGMTFAGFFAAYLTFRAVNPLPEGSSYELELLLPTINTVLLLVSSFTFHRAGKQCRANKLAAARNWLLLTGALGLAFLGGQMVEYFTLPFGLTDNLFASTFYALTGFHGLHVTLGAICIAIVALQTRPGGAITADHHFGLEAAELYWHFVDGIWVVLYGIIYLL; this comes from the coding sequence ATGACCAGCACCACCCCAGTAACCACGCCCGAGGCCATCACTGCGGCCACCACCGGCAGCCAGGACCACCAGCACGAGCACCCCGATCTGCGTCTGTTCGGCCTGGCCACCTTTCTGGTGGCCGATGGCATGACCTTCGCCGGTTTCTTCGCCGCCTACCTCACCTTCCGGGCCGTCAATCCCCTGCCCGAGGGCAGCAGCTACGAGCTCGAGCTGCTGCTGCCCACGATCAACACCGTGCTGCTGCTGGTGAGCAGCTTCACCTTCCACCGGGCCGGCAAGCAGTGCCGGGCCAACAAGCTCGCCGCCGCCCGCAACTGGCTGCTGCTCACCGGTGCCCTGGGTCTGGCCTTCCTGGGAGGGCAGATGGTGGAGTACTTCACCCTGCCCTTCGGGCTCACCGACAACCTGTTCGCCAGCACCTTCTACGCCCTCACCGGCTTCCATGGCCTGCACGTCACCCTCGGGGCGATCTGCATCGCCATCGTGGCGCTTCAGACCCGGCCAGGTGGAGCGATCACCGCAGACCACCACTTCGGCCTGGAGGCGGCTGAGCTCTACTGGCACTTTGTGGACGGCATCTGGGTGGTGCTCTACGGAATCATCTACCTGCTGTGA
- a CDS encoding transcriptional regulator, with translation MLEGKALLDRARALSNRSEEEIARACGYVGPSGRVLRKSFYRALVAAKGYALPSAPSTGHSGPKGRQADFRTRVHGNGNLLIGSAYTHRMGLQPGQQFRIEIHEETRSIWLMPLDSSPADQPED, from the coding sequence ATGCTGGAGGGCAAGGCCCTGCTGGACCGGGCCCGCGCTCTCAGTAACAGGTCTGAGGAGGAAATCGCCCGGGCCTGTGGCTATGTGGGTCCGAGCGGGCGGGTGTTGCGAAAAAGCTTTTACCGGGCATTGGTGGCAGCCAAGGGGTATGCCCTGCCTTCAGCCCCGTCGACTGGCCATTCAGGCCCCAAAGGTCGCCAGGCTGATTTCCGCACCCGGGTGCATGGCAATGGCAACCTGTTGATCGGCAGTGCCTACACCCATCGGATGGGTTTGCAGCCCGGCCAGCAATTCAGGATCGAGATCCACGAGGAAACCCGCTCGATCTGGCTGATGCCCCTCGACTCCAGCCCAGCCGACCAACCGGAGGATTGA
- a CDS encoding DUF308 domain-containing protein, whose product MLVLGVLALIFPVVASVWATAVVALGFLVGGIVGWINNLMRARLLGRWLVFWRLVVSTLFLVAGASMIQQLGSGLATAALPVASLALAIGLVFVLEGLVALGVSLSHRQIRGWGWGLLNGIVTLVLGVLILTMGKAGLLSVIGILVGVSFLFSGIDLLSFSASFHDD is encoded by the coding sequence ATGCTGGTGCTGGGGGTGCTGGCCCTGATCTTCCCCGTGGTGGCGTCGGTGTGGGCCACGGCCGTGGTGGCACTCGGCTTCCTGGTGGGGGGCATCGTGGGCTGGATCAACAACCTGATGCGGGCGCGGCTGCTGGGTCGCTGGCTGGTGTTCTGGCGGCTCGTGGTGTCCACCCTCTTCCTGGTGGCCGGCGCCAGCATGATTCAGCAGCTGGGCTCCGGCCTGGCCACCGCCGCCTTGCCCGTTGCCAGTCTGGCCCTGGCCATCGGGCTGGTGTTCGTGCTGGAGGGGCTGGTGGCCCTGGGGGTGTCGCTCAGCCACCGCCAGATCCGCGGTTGGGGCTGGGGCCTGCTGAACGGCATCGTCACCCTCGTGCTGGGGGTGCTGATCCTCACCATGGGCAAAGCGGGCCTGCTCAGCGTGATCGGCATCCTGGTGGGGGTGAGTTTCCTGTTCAGCGGCATCGATCTGCTCAGCTTCAGTGCCAGCTTCCACGACGACTGA
- a CDS encoding riboflavin synthase has protein sequence MFTGLVRATGTIEPADGGLKLRWSSPTWAPAQLALGDSVAVDGVCLTVAERLADGFRADVSAETLGRSTLAAKARERAAVNLEPALRLADRLGGHLVSGHVDGMGDVRVAQRQGESWRLELAWRDPAYGRYVCEKASVAVDGISLTVAGCSPDGSRFWIAVIPHTWATTTLHGLRPGDAVNLEADLLAKYTERLLASRVAESAQAAAPSPPLDGAWLAEHGWS, from the coding sequence ATGTTCACCGGTCTGGTGCGGGCCACCGGCACGATTGAGCCGGCGGACGGCGGGCTGAAGCTGCGCTGGAGCAGTCCCACCTGGGCACCGGCGCAGCTGGCCCTGGGGGACAGCGTGGCGGTGGATGGGGTGTGTCTCACCGTGGCCGAGCGGCTGGCCGACGGCTTTCGGGCCGACGTGAGTGCCGAGACCCTGGGGCGCAGCACCCTGGCGGCCAAGGCCCGGGAGCGTGCCGCCGTGAACCTGGAGCCGGCCCTGCGCCTGGCCGATCGCCTCGGCGGCCATCTGGTGAGCGGCCATGTGGACGGGATGGGGGACGTGCGCGTCGCCCAACGGCAGGGGGAGAGCTGGCGGCTCGAGCTGGCCTGGCGGGATCCGGCCTACGGCCGCTACGTGTGTGAGAAGGCGAGCGTGGCCGTGGATGGCATCAGCCTCACGGTGGCGGGCTGCAGCCCCGACGGCAGCCGTTTCTGGATCGCCGTGATCCCCCATACCTGGGCCACCACCACCCTGCACGGGCTGCGGCCCGGCGATGCGGTGAACCTGGAGGCCGATCTGCTGGCCAAGTACACCGAGCGGCTGCTGGCCAGCCGGGTGGCCGAGTCGGCCCAGGCGGCTGCTCCATCCCCACCCCTCGATGGCGCCTGGCTGGCGGAGCACGGCTGGTCGTGA
- a CDS encoding bifunctional nuclease family protein, whose protein sequence is MVEMRVAGIALDAASRSPIVLLRDPGSRRQVPIWIDQAQAQNILAGLGDDKPPRPLSHDLMVALLEAGDLRLERVIIHAIEESTFRAVLKLSRGEGKAGVELDARPSDAIALAVRTGCSIWMLEEVVADASMPVDAEADAEDAADFRRFLESVSPAELVRHLSKAQPEPEPQPGNGDAGDEGPGESDQGEPPGDPAG, encoded by the coding sequence ATGGTGGAAATGCGCGTTGCCGGAATCGCCCTCGATGCGGCCAGCCGCAGCCCGATCGTGCTGCTGCGCGATCCGGGCAGCCGGCGCCAGGTGCCGATCTGGATCGACCAGGCCCAGGCCCAGAACATCCTGGCTGGCCTCGGTGACGACAAGCCACCGCGGCCCCTCAGCCACGACCTGATGGTGGCCCTGCTGGAGGCGGGCGACCTGCGGCTGGAGCGGGTGATCATCCACGCCATCGAGGAGAGCACCTTCCGGGCCGTGCTCAAACTCAGCCGCGGCGAGGGGAAAGCCGGGGTCGAACTCGACGCCCGCCCCAGCGACGCCATCGCCCTGGCCGTGCGCACCGGCTGCTCGATCTGGATGCTCGAGGAAGTGGTGGCCGACGCCTCGATGCCGGTGGATGCCGAGGCCGATGCCGAGGACGCCGCCGACTTCCGCCGCTTTCTGGAGTCGGTGAGCCCGGCCGAACTGGTGCGCCACCTCAGCAAGGCCCAGCCCGAACCCGAGCCCCAGCCCGGCAACGGCGACGCCGGGGATGAGGGCCCCGGCGAGAGCGACCAGGGCGAGCCCCCCGGTGACCCCGCGGGCTGA
- a CDS encoding aldo/keto reductase — protein sequence MRALGSPAQMEAVLRAALAAGINHLDTAPAYGPAESFLGQALAALAAEGLGPEGGWRITSKLLPGADLQSGQAQLRAILQRLGVAQLTTLAVHGLNRPEHLEWARQGPGAELLAWATGEGLVGQVGFTSHGSLELIEAALATGAFTVCSLHLHLFDQTRLPLARAALAEGIGVLAISPADKGGRLYDPQPELLADCAPFHPLELAYRFLLDQGISTLSLGAEQPGDLAWAAALAGPSTARGWCSRSSPQSSASASEHCWLRPEHHGALARLTAAGQERLGSERCGQCRACLPCPNGVPIPELLRLRNLAIGHGMHSFASERYNLIGRAGHWWEELNAEACGRCGACLPRCPHQLPIPELLADTHRRLAAAPRRRLWG from the coding sequence ATGCGGGCCCTGGGCAGCCCCGCCCAGATGGAGGCCGTGCTGCGGGCGGCCCTCGCCGCCGGCATCAATCATCTGGACACCGCCCCGGCCTACGGCCCCGCCGAGAGCTTCCTGGGCCAGGCCCTCGCCGCCCTCGCTGCCGAGGGCCTGGGCCCCGAGGGCGGCTGGAGGATCACCAGCAAACTGCTGCCCGGCGCCGACCTGCAGAGCGGCCAGGCCCAGTTGCGCGCCATCCTCCAGCGCCTGGGTGTGGCCCAGCTCACCACCCTGGCGGTGCACGGCCTCAACCGCCCCGAGCACCTGGAGTGGGCCCGCCAAGGCCCTGGCGCCGAGCTCCTGGCCTGGGCCACCGGCGAGGGCCTGGTGGGCCAGGTGGGCTTCACCAGCCATGGCAGCCTGGAGCTGATCGAGGCCGCCCTGGCCACAGGGGCCTTCACGGTGTGCAGCCTGCACCTGCACCTGTTCGACCAGACCCGCCTGCCCCTGGCCCGCGCCGCCCTGGCCGAGGGCATCGGCGTGCTGGCCATCTCCCCGGCCGACAAGGGCGGCCGCCTCTACGACCCGCAGCCCGAGCTGCTGGCCGACTGCGCCCCGTTCCACCCCCTGGAGCTGGCCTACCGCTTCCTGCTGGATCAGGGGATCTCCACCCTGAGCCTGGGGGCCGAGCAGCCCGGCGATCTGGCCTGGGCCGCTGCCCTGGCCGGGCCCTCGACGGCCAGGGGCTGGTGCAGCCGGTCCAGCCCCCAGAGCTCCGCTTCCGCGTCCGAGCACTGCTGGCTTCGCCCCGAGCATCACGGGGCCCTGGCGCGGCTCACGGCTGCCGGCCAGGAGCGGCTGGGGAGTGAGCGCTGCGGCCAGTGCCGCGCCTGCCTGCCCTGCCCCAACGGCGTGCCGATCCCCGAGCTGCTGCGCCTGCGCAACCTGGCCATCGGCCATGGCATGCACAGCTTCGCCAGCGAGCGGTACAACCTGATCGGCCGCGCCGGCCACTGGTGGGAGGAGCTGAACGCCGAGGCCTGCGGCCGCTGCGGCGCCTGCCTGCCCCGCTGCCCCCACCAGCTGCCGATCCCCGAGCTGCTGGCCGACACCCACCGCCGCCTGGCCGCCGCACCACGCCGACGGCTCTGGGGCTGA
- a CDS encoding DUF2232 domain-containing protein — protein sequence MAAPLSPRQTRQLMDTAYLAAATGLLWVALYYLPVGSPLFRLALPLPLALLQLRHGWRCAWEGMVVTALLLVVLMGPIRGPLVVFPYGMLALWLGWCWRRRRSWWLSWGVGSVIGTLGFLVRVAVLSLMVGENLWVVITAAAAGLLERLAGLLGLAAGVELAQVQVAAVVLVWVQNLIVVLALHAVAYWIFPRLKAPISEPPAALRALVAVDPL from the coding sequence ATGGCCGCGCCGCTCAGCCCCCGGCAGACGCGCCAGCTGATGGACACCGCCTACCTGGCGGCGGCCACCGGCCTGCTGTGGGTGGCGCTCTACTACCTGCCGGTGGGCAGTCCCCTGTTCCGGCTGGCCCTGCCCCTGCCGCTGGCCCTGCTGCAGCTGCGCCATGGCTGGCGCTGCGCCTGGGAGGGGATGGTGGTCACCGCCCTGCTGCTGGTGGTGCTGATGGGGCCGATCCGGGGCCCGCTGGTGGTGTTTCCCTACGGGATGCTGGCTCTGTGGCTGGGCTGGTGCTGGCGCCGCCGCCGCAGCTGGTGGCTGAGCTGGGGGGTGGGCAGCGTGATCGGCACCCTGGGATTCCTGGTGCGGGTGGCGGTGCTCTCGCTGATGGTGGGAGAGAACCTCTGGGTGGTGATCACCGCCGCCGCGGCCGGGCTGCTGGAGAGGCTGGCCGGGCTGCTGGGCCTGGCGGCGGGGGTGGAGCTGGCCCAGGTGCAGGTGGCGGCTGTGGTGCTGGTGTGGGTGCAGAACCTGATTGTGGTTCTGGCCCTGCACGCCGTGGCCTACTGGATCTTTCCCCGCCTCAAGGCGCCGATCAGCGAGCCGCCTGCGGCGCTGCGGGCCCTGGTGGCGGTGGATCCGCTCTGA